The proteins below come from a single Dinghuibacter silviterrae genomic window:
- a CDS encoding O-antigen ligase family protein — translation MSREKKGWSLVLLGLLLAVAAAGLGYATLYLDLAGIYLGAGVIGLVMVGICMIDPAASLMINLAFSFSAAHLSRWLTHDAFPVGVVSDVLIYATLLGYLIRRVPLGPTFRSFVHSPVVVFFLVYLGFGLLEAFNINARSTSGWFVGIRKMTSTYMLLFIAYEVFKDKQQIWRFIRFTFWGCVVLGLYACVQQAVGLFGFERDWVMSDDIRFGLIFIDGDFRKFSMLSSPMIFGLLMAAMVVFYFIVSIPEKGRAAWVTRLGLLPMLLGMLYSGTRTANFIMVVGLGLYILLTIDKKGSRILAGIAVFFMLFVLYVPIYTNATLNRFRSTFQGTQDQSYLVRETNRHYIQPYIWSHPIGGGLCTTGEAGRQYNPGHYLAGFPTDNDYLTKALETGWIGLILIFWLYFLVMRTGIRAYFQVTDPREKYLAAAITCCLFCYYVASYTQIALGSLSDIVIYYPFIAILVRLTEPARPSS, via the coding sequence ATGTCGCGTGAGAAAAAGGGATGGTCCCTGGTGCTGTTGGGCCTGCTGCTTGCCGTCGCGGCGGCCGGGCTGGGCTACGCGACCCTTTACCTGGACCTCGCGGGGATCTACTTGGGCGCCGGCGTCATCGGGCTGGTCATGGTGGGGATCTGTATGATCGACCCGGCAGCGAGCCTGATGATCAACCTCGCCTTTTCGTTTTCGGCGGCGCACCTGTCCCGCTGGCTTACTCACGACGCTTTCCCCGTGGGGGTCGTGTCGGATGTCTTGATCTACGCCACCTTATTAGGTTACCTGATCCGCCGGGTACCGCTTGGACCGACCTTCCGGAGCTTTGTTCATTCGCCGGTGGTGGTGTTTTTCCTGGTCTACCTGGGTTTTGGCCTCCTGGAGGCGTTCAACATCAACGCCCGTTCCACATCCGGGTGGTTCGTCGGTATCCGTAAGATGACGAGCACGTATATGCTCCTGTTTATCGCGTACGAAGTCTTCAAGGACAAACAGCAGATCTGGCGTTTTATCCGCTTTACCTTTTGGGGCTGCGTGGTCCTCGGGTTGTACGCCTGTGTCCAGCAAGCGGTCGGTCTTTTCGGCTTCGAACGCGACTGGGTGATGTCGGACGACATCCGGTTCGGCCTGATTTTTATCGACGGCGATTTCCGGAAATTCTCGATGCTCTCCAGCCCGATGATTTTCGGTTTATTGATGGCCGCGATGGTGGTGTTTTATTTCATCGTATCGATTCCGGAAAAGGGGCGCGCGGCCTGGGTCACCCGTTTGGGCCTTCTGCCGATGCTCCTGGGGATGTTGTATTCAGGGACAAGGACCGCCAACTTTATCATGGTGGTGGGTCTCGGTCTTTATATCCTGCTGACCATCGACAAAAAGGGGTCCAGGATCCTGGCCGGTATTGCGGTCTTTTTTATGTTGTTCGTACTGTACGTGCCCATTTATACAAACGCCACCCTGAACCGCTTCCGGAGCACCTTTCAGGGGACCCAGGACCAAAGCTACCTGGTCCGGGAAACCAACCGGCACTATATACAACCCTATATCTGGAGCCACCCGATCGGCGGCGGTTTGTGCACGACCGGTGAAGCCGGCCGGCAATATAATCCAGGTCACTACCTGGCGGGGTTCCCCACCGACAACGACTACCTCACCAAAGCCCTGGAGACCGGCTGGATCGGTCTGATCCTCATTTTCTGGTTATACTTCCTGGTGATGAGAACGGGAATCCGGGCGTACTTCCAGGTGACGGATCCCCGGGAAAAGTACCTGGCTGCCGCCATCACGTGTTGCCTTTTCTGTTATTACGTGGCCAGCTATACCCAGATCGCCCTTGGTTCCTTATCCGATATTGTCATATATTACCCCTTTATAGCGATCCTTGTAAGGCTGACGGAGCCCGCAAGACCATCCTCTTAA
- a CDS encoding acyltransferase family protein: MSQPGHIKSLDGVRAIAILLVVVFHAGLGNYGWVGVQLFFVLSGFLITGILWKERATATTLGYKFKKFWTRRALRIFPLYFGYLLALGAVYVVFHFPPYYRRFIPYLLTYTFNYTRSLHLWMDNPLFTQLWSLCVEEQFYIFFPFVIFLCPPRFTARLMVVIVFLAPVIRWALCRYYLAGGASDLTAGDATYRNTLSHLDAFFMGGLIPVLGLDKRVTRPLLLFLCALLLAFGFGAWNYLHSPRVFAFVFELGYPQMSDRNGFHIWGYTCLDLLFAASLLLVVSAHRPAFMERVNRVLSSWWFVRIGRVSYGMYIFNLAVWMYFFEPYFRGAGIPVLMALFVPYLLIVWGLAELSYWAFESRFIRLKDKVFPGGGAAEIRASLTLKPADA, translated from the coding sequence ATGAGCCAGCCCGGTCACATCAAAAGCCTGGACGGCGTCCGCGCGATCGCGATCCTCCTGGTGGTGGTCTTTCACGCGGGCCTGGGCAACTATGGCTGGGTGGGGGTGCAGCTTTTCTTTGTGCTGAGCGGGTTTCTCATCACCGGGATCCTTTGGAAGGAACGCGCCACGGCCACGACCCTGGGGTATAAGTTCAAGAAGTTCTGGACGCGGCGCGCGTTGCGCATCTTCCCGCTGTATTTCGGGTATTTGCTGGCGCTGGGAGCCGTGTATGTGGTGTTTCATTTCCCGCCCTACTATAGGCGTTTTATCCCGTATTTACTAACCTATACGTTCAATTATACACGCTCCCTCCACCTCTGGATGGACAATCCCCTGTTTACGCAGTTGTGGTCGCTTTGCGTGGAGGAACAGTTTTATATCTTTTTCCCTTTTGTCATCTTTCTTTGCCCGCCACGGTTTACGGCCCGTCTCATGGTGGTGATCGTCTTCCTGGCGCCGGTGATCCGGTGGGCGCTTTGCCGGTATTACCTGGCCGGGGGTGCGTCGGACCTGACGGCGGGGGACGCGACCTACCGGAATACGCTCAGTCACCTGGATGCGTTTTTTATGGGGGGGCTGATACCGGTGTTGGGGCTTGATAAACGAGTGACCCGGCCTTTGTTGCTGTTTTTGTGCGCTTTGTTGCTTGCTTTTGGCTTCGGCGCCTGGAACTACCTGCATAGTCCCCGTGTGTTTGCCTTTGTGTTCGAGCTGGGGTACCCGCAGATGTCGGACCGAAACGGGTTTCATATTTGGGGGTATACCTGCCTGGACCTGCTTTTTGCGGCTTCCTTGTTGCTCGTCGTGAGTGCCCACCGGCCTGCGTTTATGGAGCGGGTGAACCGCGTGTTGTCGTCCTGGTGGTTTGTGCGCATCGGGCGGGTATCTTATGGGATGTATATCTTTAACCTCGCGGTGTGGATGTATTTCTTCGAACCCTATTTCCGGGGGGCGGGTATACCGGTGCTGATGGCCTTGTTCGTGCCGTATTTGCTGATCGTATGGGGGCTTGCGGAGCTGAGCTATTGGGCGTTCGAGTCGCGGTTTATACGGCTTAAAGACAAGGTTTTCCCCGGTGGGGGAGCTGCGGAGATCCGGGCATCGCTCACCTTAAAACCCGCCGACGCATGA
- a CDS encoding GumC family protein — MDFSYLLRVLLKRKWIIISATLIAAIAAYLVAKDEKKLYRSYSQFSTGFTSSDEVRVNPDSYNFLEADTKFNNVIVTATSPMVVSLLGYKLLLHDLTSPRPFRRLSESDLQKPLVKSVDMEKATQVLETKWETMGMLTSYLPDEKKLLELLDLYKYDYKSLNRYLAIYRLQHTDYIEIDFEAENPELSAFVTNQLYQEFIRYYKTIKSERSSESIDTLRSLVEKKKTDLDTKNDALRKAGLVDVGVESQSKFDLIRDLQTSLEDEKNKRTQIQYQLQGVNNRLANLKNGASPTSAGDDPSLNNEIVMLRQQRDQAYNDYLASGQKDQNLLDKYNMAKQAYNDKVSSAQGPAKVIASTGPSQSDLEDKKGELQVDLNAANANINSQTQTIDSIKRSLIASSSKSAEVESLLKEAELANKEYLDAKSRYNDAMDQGSSAVNNFKQVLLGQPAILPEPSKTLLIVAGAGFGACMLTILVFVILVYMDSSVKTPVIFEKTVGLRLISMINYMNLKNKTLSDLVAGTAAAADHHEKSRDNVFRELLRKLRFEIEHSGKKVFLFTSTRKGQGKTTLIQALSYSMSLSKKRILILDTNFCNNDLTTQLGAKPSLERLDGYKNEDTLIDTVKGAASDVVPGSVYAIGCEGGDYTPSEVLPRENLLQHLGALTKMFDYVFLEGPPLNDFSDSRELAEHVDGIIAIFSAQHIIKQIDRESIGFFKSLNGKFCGAVLNMVELENVNDV, encoded by the coding sequence ATGGATTTTTCGTATTTACTGCGGGTCCTGCTCAAACGGAAATGGATCATCATAAGCGCCACCCTGATCGCCGCCATCGCCGCCTACCTGGTGGCCAAGGACGAAAAGAAGCTGTACCGGTCCTACTCCCAGTTCTCCACGGGCTTTACCAGCTCGGACGAGGTCAGGGTCAACCCGGACTCCTATAACTTCCTGGAAGCGGACACGAAGTTCAACAACGTGATCGTCACCGCCACTTCTCCCATGGTCGTCAGCCTGCTGGGCTACAAACTCCTGTTGCACGACCTGACGAGCCCGAGGCCTTTCCGCCGCTTAAGCGAAAGCGACCTCCAGAAACCCCTCGTCAAGAGCGTGGATATGGAGAAGGCGACCCAGGTCCTGGAAACCAAGTGGGAGACCATGGGCATGCTGACGTCCTACTTACCCGACGAGAAAAAACTCCTGGAACTGCTGGACCTGTATAAATACGATTACAAATCCCTGAACCGGTACCTGGCGATCTACCGGCTCCAGCATACCGACTATATCGAGATCGACTTCGAGGCAGAAAATCCCGAGCTATCGGCTTTCGTGACCAACCAGTTGTACCAGGAATTTATCCGTTACTACAAGACCATCAAAAGCGAGCGCTCGTCCGAGTCTATCGACACCCTGAGGAGCCTCGTGGAAAAGAAAAAGACGGACCTCGACACCAAGAACGACGCCCTCCGCAAGGCGGGGCTCGTGGACGTCGGTGTCGAAAGCCAAAGTAAATTCGACCTCATCCGCGACCTGCAAACCAGCCTGGAGGATGAAAAGAATAAAAGAACCCAAATCCAGTACCAACTGCAGGGCGTCAACAACCGCCTGGCCAACCTGAAAAACGGGGCCTCTCCCACCTCGGCGGGAGACGATCCGTCGCTGAACAACGAGATCGTGATGCTCCGCCAGCAAAGGGACCAGGCCTATAATGATTACCTGGCCTCGGGGCAAAAGGACCAAAACCTGCTGGATAAATACAATATGGCCAAGCAGGCGTATAACGACAAGGTCTCCAGTGCCCAGGGCCCGGCCAAGGTCATCGCCTCCACGGGTCCCAGCCAGTCCGACCTGGAGGATAAGAAAGGCGAGCTCCAAGTGGACCTGAACGCCGCCAACGCCAACATCAACTCCCAGACACAGACGATCGACTCTATCAAACGGAGCCTGATCGCCAGCTCTTCCAAAAGCGCCGAAGTGGAAAGCCTGCTGAAGGAAGCCGAACTGGCCAACAAGGAATACCTGGATGCCAAGTCCCGGTACAACGATGCCATGGACCAGGGCTCCTCCGCGGTCAACAATTTCAAACAGGTCCTCCTGGGTCAGCCGGCCATCCTGCCCGAGCCTTCCAAAACCCTGCTGATCGTCGCGGGAGCCGGGTTTGGTGCTTGTATGCTGACCATACTGGTGTTCGTGATCCTGGTCTATATGGATTCCTCCGTTAAAACCCCCGTCATCTTTGAGAAGACCGTGGGGTTGCGGCTGATCTCCATGATCAATTACATGAACCTTAAAAACAAAACCCTTTCCGACCTGGTCGCGGGCACTGCCGCCGCCGCCGACCACCACGAAAAAAGCCGGGACAATGTCTTCCGGGAGTTGCTCCGGAAGCTCCGGTTCGAGATCGAGCACAGCGGCAAAAAGGTCTTCCTCTTTACCAGCACCCGCAAGGGCCAGGGTAAGACCACGTTGATCCAGGCCTTGTCCTATAGCATGTCGCTCAGCAAAAAGCGCATCCTGATCCTCGATACAAACTTCTGTAACAATGACCTGACCACGCAGTTGGGCGCCAAACCCTCCCTGGAGCGGTTGGACGGGTATAAAAACGAGGATACGCTGATCGACACGGTCAAGGGCGCGGCCTCCGACGTGGTCCCGGGAAGCGTCTACGCGATCGGGTGCGAGGGCGGAGACTATACCCCCTCGGAGGTACTGCCCCGTGAAAACCTCCTGCAACACCTGGGCGCGCTGACCAAGATGTTCGACTATGTCTTCCTCGAAGGTCCTCCCCTGAACGACTTTTCCGACAGCCGGGAGTTGGCCGAGCACGTGGACGGCATCATCGCCATCTTCTCCGCCCAGCACATCATCAAACAGATCGACCGAGAATCCATCGGCTTTTTCAAAAGCCTGAACGGTAAATTCTGCGGGGCGGTCCTGAACATGGTGGAATTGGAAAATGTCAATGATGTCTAA
- a CDS encoding TolC family protein yields the protein MRKTFFVQTLLLALCLSALAITTRAQNSGGKKIAGIDTTGVEQKLIRIALQRPSYDATYRAVRTANHQLSEARNSWLNLLSLSLNYNDLDFKHYSSTATAPTYVYPKYFFGLVIPIGYIFSRGSEIRIARENQAIAKDARLEAERTIVADVKSKYRTYLNYQNMLDVQNIIVNDEQATFLQAEKNFRDGKASIDGYNTASKAFNGAILQQLQYKLMADQVKVDLEHVLGMTLEEALVQP from the coding sequence ATGCGCAAGACTTTTTTTGTTCAAACACTATTGCTTGCCCTCTGCCTTTCGGCCCTAGCGATCACCACCCGCGCCCAAAACAGCGGCGGCAAAAAGATCGCCGGCATAGACACCACGGGTGTCGAGCAAAAGCTGATCCGGATCGCGCTCCAGCGTCCCTCTTACGACGCCACCTACCGCGCCGTCCGCACCGCCAACCACCAATTGAGCGAAGCGCGCAATTCCTGGTTGAACCTGCTCAGCCTGTCCCTGAACTACAACGACCTTGACTTCAAACATTATTCGAGTACCGCCACCGCGCCTACCTACGTATACCCGAAGTACTTTTTCGGTCTCGTCATTCCCATCGGCTATATTTTCAGCAGGGGGAGTGAAATCCGGATCGCCCGCGAGAACCAGGCCATCGCCAAAGACGCCCGGCTCGAAGCCGAAAGGACGATCGTTGCCGATGTCAAAAGCAAATACCGCACCTACCTCAACTACCAGAACATGCTGGACGTCCAGAACATCATCGTCAACGACGAACAAGCCACCTTCCTCCAGGCGGAGAAAAACTTCCGGGATGGCAAGGCCAGCATCGATGGATACAACACTGCTTCCAAGGCGTTTAACGGCGCGATCCTTCAACAGCTCCAGTATAAGCTCATGGCGGACCAGGTCAAGGTCGACCTTGAGCACGTGCTCGGCATGACGCTGGAGGAGGCGTTGGTGCAACCGTAG